CCAGCATGAGGGCTCGGCGCAGTTCGTCTTCGGCCATACCCCCTAGAATCAACCCCAAGACGGCTGGAGCGACGGGAATACGAAGCCGCAGCATGACCAACCCAATCAGGCCGCAAATCAGCATAGTATATACATCGGCAATTGAATTATTGATGGCGTAGGTGCCGACAACACTGAGTACGGCGATGGCTGAGGCCATCAGGGTGGGAGGAATTTTCAGGCACTGAGCGAAGACGCGGGAACCAAAATAACCAAATGCAAGCATAATGAAGTTAGTGAAAAACATACCCCACATCAGGCCATAAACGATTGTCGGAGATTTGACAAAAAGATTCGGACCGGGCTGCAGGCCATGAATCATCAGCCCGCCGATCATGACTGCGGCAACCGCGTTGCCAGGGACTCCAAACGACAGCATAGGCGCCAGAGCGCTTGCCGTTACAGCATTGTTAGCGGTTTCTGACGCTTTTATCCCATCGATGGCACCGCTGCCAAATTGGCTTTTTTGCTTGGAGCGTTGGCGTGCGTCATTGTAGCTGATAAATGCAGCAATATTTGCCCCGGCGCCCGGAAGCATGCCAACGACAACGCCAATCACTGACGAACGTATCCATATACCCCAGGACTGTGCCGTATCCTTGGTCCAATTCCAGCCTTTTGCCGCGCCGAGGACAATTTTGTCCTGTGACTGATTCTTACCGTGTTTTTCCAGAATGAAAAAAACTTCCGGAATGGAGAACAGGCCGATTAAGGCAACGAGTTGAGGGATCCCATCAACCAGATAGGTCGAGCCGAAATCAAACCGAGTGATGCCGGTGATAGCATCGGTGCCGCTGGTGCTTACCAGAAGGCCGATAAAACCGCTGATCAGGCCCTTGATGGTCGAGCCACTGATAAAACTGGCGATGGTGGAAAGACCGAGCACCGCAACCCAGAAATATTCGGCCGGACCAAACTTCAATGCCAACGCTGCCAGATAGGGTGCCACAAACATCAGTGCCAGGGCGCTGATGGAACCACCAAACGCGGAACTGATGACCGATGTTTGCAAGGCAAGAACTCCTTCGCCACGTTTGGCCATCGGATAGCCATCCAGGGTTGTACAAACGGCCGCTGGTGTCCCTGGAATATTGAGAAGTATCGCTGCAATGGAGCCACCGTAGATGGCTCCGTTGTACATACCCGCCATGGCCAGCAGGGCCGTAAGGGAATTCAGGCTGAAAGTAAATGGGATCAGTAAAGCGACTCCCATGGTGGCGGAAAGGCCAGGAAGTGCTCCGACGATGATGCCAACGCCGGTCGCGACTACCATAGCTATGATCGACGTCCATTCAAAAACGGAAGACAATGATGCAATTAAATGTTCAATCATGATTTACCTCATCAGGCCAACGGGCAGCGGAACTTTGAACAGAACCGTAAAACAGAAATAGAGAAAGACCATGAGGCAGATGGTAAACAGAAACACGGTCCGTTTCTTCACCCCTCCCCAGCAAAGCCCAACGGCAATCAGGAAAAGAGCACTGGATGTGTAAAATCCAATAATTTTCAAGGCAATGCCATAAGCAGCCAAGACCCCGGTAACCAGAAGAAACGGTCCCCAAGGCATTTTTTCAGCCATAACAGGCTGTTTCTGCGTCAGGCGTTCTTTGCGCTGGGTCAGATAGCCCTCTATGGCAAGAAGAATGAGGAGGATACCGATACTGATCAGGCATATTCTCGGGAAAAAGGCACTATCGGCATCATAACCTGTTGTGATCCATATCCCGATAGCCACAAGCACCAAGCCGGAGACTGCAATAAATCTGTCTTGAACGATTTGCCGCATTCTTTAAATACCTCTCTGATAAGTCACTAAATTCTGTTCAGCCATCAAATATTCAGGGAGTGACGTAAAACACCAGGCCATCACCCCGTTGGTTAGTCGATAAATTCGCAGCCTTTTTTTAGCAACGTCGCCTCGACCCATGCCCGGTCCCAGGTCAGATTTTCAATTGCTTCTTTTTCCCTCACCTCGGCATCGTTTTTAGCCCTGGCTTTTGCCAGAACATCCTTGGCATCTTGAGGATTTATCACCACGATTCCGTCAGCATCACCGACCAGGATGTCGCCTGGGTGGATGATTAACCCACCACACATAATGGGGAAATTGACTTCACCGCCCCCTTCTTTCAGGGGGCCGTTAGGTGTAATGCCAGTGGCATAGACTGGAAAATCAGTGAGGTTGCGCACCGCATCGATGTCGCGAATGCAGCCATCGACAACAAGCCCTGCAATTCCCCGGCGACGCATCCATGAAATCATCAGCTCACCGGTAATCGCGTAGGATTGTTCATTCTGGGCATCGACGACAATGATATCCCCGGGACCTGCCATGTCGATGGCTTGATGCATCAGCAGGTTGTCGCCGGTACGGACTTTAACCGTCAGTGCGCATCCCAACAGCGGAGCTGTATTCATCGGCCTGATTCGGGAATTCATACAGTTGATCCGGTTCATGCTGTCGCCAATGTTCGCAACCGGAATGGAACGAAAGGGCTCTATCAGCTCTTGTTTCGGACGGACAAAGTTTTTTTTAACTCTTAATCCTGGATTTGCCATATACGTACCTGTCATGAAAGATAAGTTTCTGCGCCGTGGATATGGGAAGTTCACATCATTGTGGAGTTCTCAATAGTAGGGAATCTGTTCAACAAAACCCTTCTTACCGTTTGCAAACCAGTAGACAAGGTGCTTAACGGTTTCAGAAGCCTTCGCAGCAGCGGCCACATCCCCATTGAATCCCTGATGCGGCTGAACATAGATATTGTCCGTTCGGTTGAGGCTCATTTCGACAAGCATTTTCGCTGCGAGATGGTCCAAATCTGTGGTCGTTGATTTTTGTTTGATGAAGTCGGCAAAATCGCCTTCTTTACTAAAGGCATCAAGGCCGAGACCGATAATTTTTCCTTTTTTATAGAGTTCAAGTAGCAAGGCTTCCGACGCAATATCACCTCGGGTGACGTTGATAAAGATAAGGTTCTTGGTTGCATGGGAAAAAAGGTCTTCGGAGAAATAGCCGACATTGTAGAACGGATGGGCGGGATCTTTGGTCAAACTCATACCGCTAAGAATAATATCGCTTGTGGCCATCGCCTCTGTGGCACTGACAAATTTAACGCTACTCCCATATTGCTGAGAAAGTTCTTTCTCACGAATATCAACGGCCTGAACAGTCAATCCATTCGCTTGCAGCAGGTCATAGATTTGTTTTCCAATTCTACCCACGCCAAAAACGGTAGCGATACGATGGGGACCCAGTTCGAAAAAGGATGGCACGGTTTGCCGATTAAATGTCCTGATAGCTTCCGTGTAGCAATTTAAATAACCGGCTGTCGCATAAAGTAACTTGAGCGCAGTCTGAGCAACGGCGGTGACACAGTATTCTCGCAAAGAAGTCAAATTGACAGAAGGAGCAAGGTATTCAACCGAATCATAGCCAGCGCCACGGAAAATTACATTTTTACGTGCCCCCTTTAAATATGACGCTGGTACTTTGGAATGTGCTTTAACCGTAATCACCTCTGGCAAAGAGGTTTCTGGTTTAGCCAGGAAGTCCTGAATGGTTTCAGATGTGACGAGATAGCTGTGTAAAGGAAGTTTGCCCTCTTTGATAGCGGCCTGGATTTCGTTTTCCAGATGTTGCGATTCCATGCCCAGGGCTTCAAAGTGGATGATGTCGTACTGCATGTTGTCTCCTTGATATTACTTAATCAAATAGTCGTTTTGGTCGTTTTGAAGCGTTCCAGATCGGCCGATTCTAAAACACCTCAGAGTTCTGAATTAGGAAACACCTGTCTCCAGATATCCCGATCCAGTTTCCCTTCAGAATTGAAATGGAGTGGGGCTTGCTCACCTACGATCCTGATTCTCTCGTTGCCTTCCAGTTCTGTGGCGACAGCAGGAGAAATGAGGAGCTTATCCAGATGAAGAGTGTCCAGAATACGAATGGCTCGGATTGAGTGAGCCGGCACAGAAGAGGTTTTGACTCCGCAGCGAAGCACATCTTCATCAGTTTCAAGAACCATCGGCATGCGGACAAAGCTTAGACTGGTACTGGTGATAACATTGGCGTAGGTGTACTCAAAATTGATGCCATCAGCCATGCTCCGGGGAATAATGTCAGCATTTCCCATGCCGGTAGCATTTCCTTTGGTTTCTTCGGTCAACCCAAGGGTAACAAGGCGGTTTACGTTAGGGCCACCGGTCTTTGCGGGGGAACCATGTCGGCCGGTAATATTGGGGTCCATCCCTGCCCCGGAAATATTTTTCCCAATTCGGTCAATGATCAACAGATCAAGATCCTGAATAGGCAGTGACGGCATCAAGGTTTTGGAATAGGCCAAAAGAGAGGCGTCACGGTCCAGGATTTTTTCGGATGTCACCGCCTCAACCAGGCAGGTATTCTCCAGCGCATTTTCAACCACAGCAAGACCGCCGAGGATGGCAGGCTTTCGTTCCAGAACCATACGTGCCATGGCCGGCATGATGGTGGGAAACTGAAAATAGCCAAGGCAATGAGCCGCATTGGCACCTTTCTGTTTGCCAAGTCCAATGGTCAGCATCTTGACCAGCCCGCTCTCGTGGGTTCCGGAAAAGGAGGTATGGGTTTTGACCCGGTTGATGATGAACACGCCATCTGCGTTCCAGGCGTTCTTGTCCATATAAACCGGCAATCCATTGTCGAGCTGTCCAACTTCGACAACCTCCATGGACGATCGAATCGGGCATCCAACGGTTTCTTCGGTAATACCCAGATCAGCAAGAACTTTTACCTGTCCTGGTCCAGTCGCGCCACCATGACTCCCCATACAGGGGATGACAAAAGGTTTGCAACCATTACAGCGAAACCAGGTGACTGTTGAGGCAACCAATGCTGGCAGGTTTGCGATGCCACGGGATCCAACCCCAATGGCCACCTCTTTATGCACTGGAAGTTTCAGTGATAACCCGGATTCATTTAGCGCAGTTACGACGGCTGATGGGATGTCCGTGATACAATCATCTGCAAACGACTGATATGCAGGGATAAATTCTGGTATCTCAGTCTGTTTGATTAAGTCCTTGAGTATTGACATATATGCCTCTGAATTAATTAAAACTGCAGCCCCATCCGCTTGTCGTAGTTTTGCAGCTTGGTTTTAAAGTCATACAGGTATAGAGCAACAACCTTGCCAAAGGGCAGAAGCGCGAAAAAGCTGGCTTTCCCCAAAAGAA
This genomic window from Pelobacter seleniigenes DSM 18267 contains:
- a CDS encoding RraA family protein, with protein sequence MANPGLRVKKNFVRPKQELIEPFRSIPVANIGDSMNRINCMNSRIRPMNTAPLLGCALTVKVRTGDNLLMHQAIDMAGPGDIIVVDAQNEQSYAITGELMISWMRRRGIAGLVVDGCIRDIDAVRNLTDFPVYATGITPNGPLKEGGGEVNFPIMCGGLIIHPGDILVGDADGIVVINPQDAKDVLAKARAKNDAEVREKEAIENLTWDRAWVEATLLKKGCEFID
- a CDS encoding NAD(P)-dependent oxidoreductase is translated as MQYDIIHFEALGMESQHLENEIQAAIKEGKLPLHSYLVTSETIQDFLAKPETSLPEVITVKAHSKVPASYLKGARKNVIFRGAGYDSVEYLAPSVNLTSLREYCVTAVAQTALKLLYATAGYLNCYTEAIRTFNRQTVPSFFELGPHRIATVFGVGRIGKQIYDLLQANGLTVQAVDIREKELSQQYGSSVKFVSATEAMATSDIILSGMSLTKDPAHPFYNVGYFSEDLFSHATKNLIFINVTRGDIASEALLLELYKKGKIIGLGLDAFSKEGDFADFIKQKSTTTDLDHLAAKMLVEMSLNRTDNIYVQPHQGFNGDVAAAAKASETVKHLVYWFANGKKGFVEQIPYY
- a CDS encoding tripartite tricarboxylate transporter permease, translating into MIEHLIASLSSVFEWTSIIAMVVATGVGIIVGALPGLSATMGVALLIPFTFSLNSLTALLAMAGMYNGAIYGGSIAAILLNIPGTPAAVCTTLDGYPMAKRGEGVLALQTSVISSAFGGSISALALMFVAPYLAALALKFGPAEYFWVAVLGLSTIASFISGSTIKGLISGFIGLLVSTSGTDAITGITRFDFGSTYLVDGIPQLVALIGLFSIPEVFFILEKHGKNQSQDKIVLGAAKGWNWTKDTAQSWGIWIRSSVIGVVVGMLPGAGANIAAFISYNDARQRSKQKSQFGSGAIDGIKASETANNAVTASALAPMLSFGVPGNAVAAVMIGGLMIHGLQPGPNLFVKSPTIVYGLMWGMFFTNFIMLAFGYFGSRVFAQCLKIPPTLMASAIAVLSVVGTYAINNSIADVYTMLICGLIGLVMLRLRIPVAPAVLGLILGGMAEDELRRALMLADSPVELFTQPLSAVLVLLTAISLIFPVYRSYRRRKAGGTEEAALASGDF
- a CDS encoding tripartite tricarboxylate transporter TctB family protein, whose translation is MRQIVQDRFIAVSGLVLVAIGIWITTGYDADSAFFPRICLISIGILLILLAIEGYLTQRKERLTQKQPVMAEKMPWGPFLLVTGVLAAYGIALKIIGFYTSSALFLIAVGLCWGGVKKRTVFLFTICLMVFLYFCFTVLFKVPLPVGLMR